In one Candidatus Delongbacteria bacterium genomic region, the following are encoded:
- a CDS encoding thiosulfate reductase cytochrome B subunit, giving the protein MKYLVIVLISVATIYAEMGCIICHTTEDITPVTQKKWNFGIYIDEDKFMSSTHKDLQCSECHIGLDDQTTTNLPHDLLNYEVLSCLNCHSNFKDQEDAFHNSFHFKKIGDNFTCTECHNPHEMISSKNSKMETIAKIKRDNGVCLDCHTDKEKFAKFTRAAMPIISETHSFIPNFDLHAKYARCVECHTDVNDKTSHNIMDRISARKDCNSCHSDESILTAKLYTDNSTDDKGFQNSGLLKNSYVLGATRNIYLDYMFGVLLILTIGGTFMHGFLRFITKKAKPNLVEHKSYLYTLNIRIWHWTNATLFVLLIISGIAIRFSVLIPFKDAVKMHNYSGMLLTIAYTAFFIMNIADGNLRNYIPKPKGFFTRIIKQARFYLFGIFKGEPHPYHTTKENKFNPLQQITYFKFMYGVMPVLVITGIMMLEPSNAPETVLGYGGIWLISTIHYISAGIFVLFMFGHMYLATTGDKPLYLLKGMFTGFHYSLEDKEKDNSTH; this is encoded by the coding sequence ATGAAATACTTGGTTATTGTGCTTATAAGTGTTGCGACAATTTATGCAGAGATGGGGTGTATTATCTGTCATACTACTGAAGATATTACTCCAGTTACACAAAAAAAATGGAATTTCGGAATCTACATCGATGAGGACAAATTTATGAGCAGTACTCATAAGGATCTTCAATGTTCAGAATGTCATATTGGTTTAGATGATCAAACGACTACAAATTTACCTCATGATTTGTTGAATTATGAAGTTTTGTCGTGTTTAAATTGTCATAGCAATTTCAAGGATCAGGAAGATGCCTTCCATAACAGTTTTCATTTTAAAAAAATAGGTGATAATTTCACTTGTACAGAGTGTCATAATCCCCATGAGATGATTTCCTCAAAAAATAGTAAAATGGAGACAATTGCAAAAATCAAAAGAGATAATGGTGTTTGTCTTGACTGTCATACAGACAAAGAGAAGTTTGCAAAATTTACAAGAGCTGCAATGCCTATTATTTCTGAAACTCATAGTTTTATTCCTAATTTTGATCTTCATGCAAAATATGCAAGATGTGTAGAGTGTCACACTGATGTGAATGATAAAACATCTCACAATATTATGGATAGAATTTCTGCTAGGAAAGATTGTAATAGTTGTCATTCTGACGAATCAATTTTAACAGCAAAACTGTACACTGATAATTCTACCGATGATAAAGGATTTCAAAATAGTGGACTTTTAAAAAATAGTTACGTACTTGGAGCAACAAGAAATATCTATTTAGACTATATGTTTGGAGTTCTACTTATCTTGACAATTGGTGGAACATTTATGCATGGTTTTTTGAGATTTATTACAAAAAAGGCTAAACCCAATTTAGTTGAGCATAAATCTTATCTATATACATTAAATATCAGAATCTGGCACTGGACTAATGCTACATTATTTGTACTTTTGATAATCTCAGGGATAGCAATAAGATTTTCAGTACTAATTCCTTTTAAGGATGCTGTAAAAATGCATAACTATAGTGGAATGTTACTTACTATAGCTTATACAGCGTTTTTTATAATGAATATTGCTGATGGGAATTTAAGAAATTATATTCCGAAGCCTAAAGGATTTTTTACAAGAATAATTAAGCAAGCAAGATTCTATCTGTTTGGGATTTTTAAAGGAGAACCACATCCTTATCATACAACTAAAGAAAATAAATTTAATCCTCTTCAGCAGATAACATATTTTAAATTTATGTATGGGGTAATGCCTGTGCTCGTTATTACCGGTATTATGATGCTTGAACCTTCAAACGCTCCTGAAACTGTTCTTGGTTATGGTGGTATTTGGTTAATTTCAACAATTCATTATATTTCAGCTGGAATTTTTGTTCTCTTTATGTTCGGTCATATGTATCTTGCAACTACTGGTGACAAACCTCTTTATCTTCTAAAAGGTATGTTCACTGGTTTTCATTACAGTCTTGAAGACAAAGAAAAAGATAATTCTACTCATTAG
- a CDS encoding antibiotic biosynthesis monooxygenase, translated as MVIVIVNIELKNGSEQKFTEIFSAYREIVLRENGCISYNLSKEINLKSPNFILLEKWENRSLLDIHLSSTNLKNYVNETQSFIIKKEIEVFEVAK; from the coding sequence ATGGTTATAGTAATCGTAAATATTGAGCTCAAAAATGGTAGTGAACAGAAGTTCACAGAGATTTTTTCAGCTTACAGAGAAATTGTTCTTAGAGAAAATGGATGCATTTCTTATAACTTATCAAAAGAAATTAATTTAAAAAGCCCAAACTTCATTCTACTTGAAAAATGGGAAAACAGATCACTACTTGATATTCATCTTAGTTCTACTAATTTGAAAAACTATGTAAATGAAACTCAAAGTTTCATAATAAAAAAGGAAATAGAAGTTTTCGAGGTAGCTAAATAG